Proteins from a single region of Haloplanus sp. GDY1:
- a CDS encoding 30S ribosomal protein S19e has product MVTLYDVPADALIDELADRLADRIEEPGWVNYAKTGTSKELPPQQEDFWATRAASLLRKVAVDGPVGVDRLSTAYGDRKQGSTRYRVAANHTEAGSKKIIRTILQQLEDEDLVSTAQGEGRVATPEGQSLLDEVAADVLDDLDRPELEKYA; this is encoded by the coding sequence ATGGTAACCCTCTACGACGTGCCGGCGGACGCGCTCATCGACGAGCTCGCCGACCGGCTCGCCGACCGCATCGAGGAGCCCGGCTGGGTGAACTACGCCAAGACCGGTACCAGCAAGGAACTCCCGCCCCAGCAGGAGGACTTCTGGGCCACGCGCGCCGCGAGCCTCCTGCGAAAGGTCGCCGTCGACGGCCCCGTCGGGGTCGACCGGCTCTCGACCGCCTACGGCGACCGCAAGCAGGGCTCGACCCGCTACCGCGTCGCCGCCAACCACACCGAGGCCGGCAGCAAGAAGATCATCCGAACCATCCTCCAGCAGCTCGAGGACGAGGACCTCGTCTCGACCGCACAGGGCGAGGGGCGCGTCGCCACGCCCGAGGGCCAGAGCCTCCTCGACGAGGTGGCCGCGGACGTCCTCGACGACCTCGACCGACCGGAACTCGAGAAGTACGCGTAG
- a CDS encoding DNA-binding protein produces the protein MSGNPDDERIEELRQQKMQELKEQAQEGGGGAGDRAEAQQAAQEQAEAQKQALLKQHLTDGARQRLNAVQMSKPEVADKVEQQIVALAQSGRIQDRIDEDQMRKLLKELTPDKSFDIRRR, from the coding sequence ATGAGTGGAAACCCCGACGACGAACGGATCGAGGAGCTTCGCCAGCAGAAGATGCAGGAACTCAAAGAGCAGGCCCAGGAGGGCGGCGGCGGCGCCGGCGACCGGGCGGAGGCCCAGCAGGCCGCCCAAGAGCAGGCCGAGGCCCAGAAGCAGGCGCTCCTGAAACAGCACCTCACCGACGGCGCGCGCCAGCGACTCAACGCCGTCCAGATGTCGAAACCCGAGGTCGCCGACAAGGTCGAACAGCAGATCGTCGCCCTCGCTCAGAGCGGCCGCATCCAGGACCGCATCGACGAGGACCAGATGCGCAAGCTGCTGAAGGAGCTCACGCCCGACAAGAGCTTCGACATCCGCCGTCGATAG
- a CDS encoding DUF7411 family protein — protein MDAALLFSGGKDSALAALALDRFYDVTLVTATFGITDDWRHARRAAERLDSPFRTLDLDPDVAADAVDRMVDDGYPRNGIQAVHEHALERVAALDVAAVADGTRRDDRVPTVSRATAQSLEDRHGVDYLAPLTGFGRGAVDRLVDTHLDVRVGPSEAIPRADYEAELRALLADREGDDAVEAVFPDHEQTVVRGRA, from the coding sequence GTGGACGCCGCACTCCTGTTCAGCGGCGGGAAGGACTCGGCGCTCGCGGCGCTCGCGCTCGACCGGTTCTACGACGTGACCCTCGTCACCGCCACCTTCGGGATCACCGACGACTGGCGACACGCCCGGCGGGCGGCCGAGCGCCTCGACTCCCCCTTCCGGACGCTCGACCTGGACCCCGACGTGGCCGCCGACGCCGTCGACCGGATGGTCGACGACGGCTACCCCCGAAACGGCATCCAAGCGGTTCACGAACACGCCCTCGAACGCGTGGCCGCCCTCGACGTGGCCGCCGTCGCCGACGGCACCCGGCGCGACGACCGCGTCCCCACCGTCTCCCGGGCGACGGCCCAGAGCCTCGAGGATCGCCACGGCGTCGACTACCTCGCACCCCTCACCGGCTTCGGGCGGGGCGCCGTCGACCGCCTCGTCGACACCCACCTCGACGTTCGCGTCGGTCCGAGCGAGGCGATCCCCCGGGCCGACTACGAGGCCGAACTCCGCGCCCTCCTCGCGGACCGCGAGGGCGACGACGCCGTGGAGGCCGTCTTCCCCGACCACGAACAGACGGTCGTCCGCGGCCGGGCCTGA
- the yqeC gene encoding selenium cofactor biosynthesis protein YqeC produces the protein MNLVEALGADAKLVCVVGAGGKKTTLYALADRIDRAVVTATVRIPIFDDHVAAVRVTRDPVGALRDATDWPLGLVPERERSDRYLGYDRETVTAIRATPGPETVLVKADGARTRLLKAPNESEPQVPATADTVIPVASARVVGKPLTEDHVHRPERVAALTGRSLGDPIRAEDVGTVLASRAGGRKRVPPTATVVPLINMVDDEELAATGRDVAAAVHERADVSRVVLARMAEPEVVDVID, from the coding sequence ATGAACCTCGTCGAAGCCCTCGGGGCCGACGCCAAACTCGTCTGCGTCGTCGGCGCCGGCGGGAAGAAGACCACGCTGTACGCCCTCGCCGACCGCATCGACCGCGCCGTCGTCACCGCCACCGTTCGCATCCCCATCTTCGACGACCACGTCGCGGCGGTGCGCGTCACGCGCGACCCCGTCGGCGCGCTCCGCGACGCGACGGACTGGCCGCTCGGCCTCGTGCCCGAGCGCGAGCGGTCGGATCGCTACCTCGGCTACGACCGCGAGACGGTCACCGCCATCCGCGCGACGCCGGGGCCAGAGACGGTGCTGGTGAAAGCCGACGGGGCCCGCACCCGCCTGCTGAAGGCGCCGAACGAAAGCGAACCGCAGGTGCCCGCCACCGCCGACACCGTGATCCCCGTCGCGAGCGCTCGCGTGGTCGGCAAGCCCCTCACCGAGGACCACGTCCACCGGCCCGAACGGGTGGCGGCCCTCACCGGCCGGTCGCTCGGCGATCCGATCCGCGCCGAGGACGTGGGGACCGTCCTCGCGAGTCGCGCCGGCGGCCGCAAGCGCGTCCCCCCGACGGCGACGGTCGTGCCGCTGATCAACATGGTCGACGACGAGGAACTGGCGGCGACGGGTCGGGACGTCGCCGCCGCCGTCCACGAGCGAGCCGACGTGTCCCGCGTGGTGCTCGCGCGGATGGCCGAGCCCGAAGTGGTCGACGTGATCGACTAG
- the mobA gene encoding molybdenum cofactor guanylyltransferase yields MPERTAVVLAGGRSTRFGDEDKAVAPLAGTPMIRRVVDRVAPAVDAVVVNCRAEQVPAISDALDGAAVPVRFAEDEYPDEGPMAGMATGLRAVDTEYAFVVACDMPFVDADFVAYLFERAAGHDAAVPRPEQWFETTHAVYRAAAMADACEAALAAGEERIVAPLFDLDFVVVDAAEVRDHGHPHTFENCNTREDFVDAERRLEG; encoded by the coding sequence ATGCCCGAGCGCACAGCCGTCGTGCTCGCCGGCGGTCGGTCGACGCGGTTCGGCGACGAGGACAAGGCGGTCGCGCCCCTCGCGGGGACGCCCATGATCCGGCGGGTGGTCGACCGGGTCGCCCCGGCCGTCGACGCCGTCGTCGTCAACTGCCGGGCCGAACAGGTGCCGGCGATCAGCGACGCCCTCGACGGCGCGGCCGTGCCGGTTCGGTTCGCGGAGGACGAGTACCCCGACGAGGGACCGATGGCGGGGATGGCGACGGGGCTTCGCGCCGTCGACACCGAGTACGCCTTCGTCGTCGCCTGTGACATGCCCTTCGTCGACGCCGACTTCGTCGCGTACCTGTTCGAGCGGGCGGCGGGCCACGACGCCGCCGTCCCCCGGCCGGAGCAGTGGTTCGAGACCACCCACGCGGTCTACCGGGCGGCGGCGATGGCCGACGCCTGCGAGGCGGCGCTGGCGGCCGGCGAGGAGCGGATCGTCGCCCCGCTGTTCGACCTGGATTTCGTCGTCGTCGACGCCGCGGAGGTGCGCGACCACGGCCACCCCCACACGTTCGAGAACTGCAACACCCGGGAGGACTTCGTCGACGCGGAGCGACGGCTGGAGGGCTAG
- the truA gene encoding tRNA pseudouridine(38-40) synthase TruA, producing the protein MPTRAFRIAYDGRPYAGFQRQPDRPTVEDALLDALRALGVLDGDVPRGYAAAGRTDAGVSALAQTVAFEAPEWLSPAALNGELPGTVRAWASADVPADFHATHDATRRTYRYHLYAPDVDDDRARAALDRLSGEADFHNLTTDDEGTVRRLDAAGERDGAFLVLTLSAGGFARHMVRRIASLVRAVGTGESDPERVDRVLGPESLDGPAGVPTAPATPLVLADVTYPGVAFAVDPDAAESARDVFGERRVAALTAERVVGDLCDGIE; encoded by the coding sequence ATGCCGACCCGTGCCTTCCGCATCGCCTACGACGGTCGGCCGTACGCGGGCTTCCAGCGCCAGCCCGACCGGCCGACCGTCGAGGACGCCCTCCTCGACGCGCTCCGTGCCCTCGGCGTCCTCGACGGCGACGTGCCGCGGGGGTACGCCGCCGCGGGGCGCACGGACGCCGGCGTCTCGGCGCTGGCCCAGACCGTCGCCTTCGAGGCGCCCGAGTGGCTCTCGCCCGCCGCGCTGAACGGGGAGCTCCCGGGGACGGTCCGGGCGTGGGCGAGCGCCGACGTTCCCGCGGACTTCCACGCCACCCACGACGCGACCCGGCGCACCTACCGCTATCACCTGTACGCGCCCGACGTCGACGACGACCGCGCCCGCGCGGCGCTCGACCGACTCTCGGGCGAGGCGGACTTCCACAACCTCACGACCGACGACGAGGGGACCGTCCGGCGCCTCGACGCGGCCGGCGAACGGGACGGGGCGTTCCTCGTCCTGACGCTCTCGGCGGGCGGGTTCGCCCGGCACATGGTCCGTCGGATCGCGTCGCTGGTCCGGGCGGTCGGTACCGGCGAGAGCGACCCCGAGCGCGTGGATCGGGTCCTCGGTCCCGAGTCCCTCGACGGGCCGGCGGGCGTGCCCACCGCGCCGGCGACGCCGCTCGTCCTCGCGGACGTGACCTATCCGGGCGTCGCGTTCGCCGTCGACCCCGACGCGGCCGAGAGCGCGCGCGACGTCTTCGGGGAGCGTCGGGTGGCGGCGCTGACCGCCGAACGGGTCGTCGGCGACCTGTGTGACGGAATCGAGTGA
- a CDS encoding ribonucleotide-diphosphate reductase subunit beta, producing MPVIANDDQHDPNKILPIDYDWAREYYESGVANNWVPQEIPMQDDVRQWNGDALTEGERRLVEWNLGFFSTAESLTANNVVLALYEYVTAPECRQYLLRQAYEEAIHTDTFIYCCDSLGFDPEYMYGMYDRIPSISEKDEFVVDLTRAIDRDEFTIETDADLREFLRDLVGFYVIMEGVFFYAGFAMMLGLKRRNKMVGIGQQFEYIMRDESLHVGFGVDLINQIRSENPGVWTEEFGREVTDLVTEAVELERIYAHEACPDDVLGMSGEGFADYVEHVADRRLEQLDLPAQYGTDNPFPWMSEQVDLNKEKNFFETQVTEYRSGGSLDW from the coding sequence ATGCCAGTAATCGCCAACGACGATCAGCACGACCCGAACAAGATCCTGCCCATCGACTACGACTGGGCGCGCGAGTACTACGAATCCGGCGTCGCGAACAACTGGGTTCCCCAAGAGATCCCGATGCAGGACGACGTCCGGCAGTGGAACGGCGACGCGCTCACCGAGGGGGAGCGACGGCTCGTCGAGTGGAACCTCGGCTTCTTCTCCACCGCGGAGTCGCTGACCGCGAACAACGTCGTCCTCGCGCTCTACGAGTACGTGACCGCGCCGGAGTGCCGACAGTACCTCCTCCGGCAGGCCTACGAGGAGGCCATCCACACGGACACGTTCATCTACTGCTGTGACTCCCTCGGGTTCGACCCCGAGTACATGTACGGGATGTACGACCGCATCCCGTCGATCAGCGAGAAAGACGAGTTCGTGGTCGACCTGACGCGGGCCATCGACCGCGACGAGTTCACCATCGAGACGGACGCTGACCTCCGCGAGTTCCTCCGCGATCTGGTCGGGTTCTACGTCATCATGGAGGGCGTGTTCTTCTATGCGGGCTTCGCCATGATGCTCGGCCTGAAGCGGCGGAACAAGATGGTCGGCATCGGCCAGCAGTTCGAGTACATCATGCGCGACGAGTCGCTCCACGTCGGGTTCGGCGTCGACCTGATCAACCAGATCCGCTCCGAGAACCCCGGCGTCTGGACGGAGGAGTTCGGTCGGGAAGTGACCGACCTCGTCACCGAGGCGGTCGAACTCGAACGGATCTACGCCCACGAGGCGTGTCCCGACGACGTGCTGGGGATGAGCGGCGAGGGGTTCGCGGACTACGTCGAACACGTCGCGGATCGACGGCTCGAACAGTTGGATCTCCCCGCTCAGTACGGCACCGACAACCCGTTCCCGTGGATGTCCGAACAGGTCGACCTGAACAAGGAGAAGAACTTCTTCGAGACGCAGGTGACGGAGTACCGGAGCGGCGGGTCGCTGGACTGGTGA
- a CDS encoding ribonucleoside-diphosphate reductase subunit alpha has translation MSHPEPTTISDAVRTVLNRARTADAEVVDDETVDELVAEAERNLYEGADEAELFEGILQVLTARIEREPAYKHIAADVFRQRYYREVIGEDLTGFELDRAYRETFVENVERGVERDILDDRLTELFDLDALAAYLVPERDERFEYMALDTLYQRYFLKTTDGERLELPQAFWMRVAMGLALDEDDPQARAEEFYDVLSTLEFTPSSPTLFHSGTRHPQLSSCYLTTIPDDLEGIFEAYKSHAKLSKWSGGLGNDWTNVRAAGSLISSTGVESTGTVPFLRISNDVTAAINRSGKRRGAACAYLECWHLDFPEFLDLKRNTGDERRRTPDMNTAAWIPDLFMKRVREGGEWTLFSPDEVPDLHETYGEEFEATYREYERRAEAGDLRQYETVDAEELWRKTLTRLFETGHPWITFKDPCNVRSPQDHEGVVHSSNLCTEITLNTSEDEHAVCNLGSVNLATHVADGELDREHLADTIGTAMRMLDNVVDLCFYPTEEAERSNLRHRPIGLGTMGFHEALMEAGIPMASDRAVEAANRWQEFVSYHAILHSSKLAKERGAYPSYEGSKWDRGLLPQDTVDLLEAERGVEVPTDRAETLDWFAVREHVADHGMRNSNTMAIAPTATISTINGTTPSIEPLYSNLYVKSNMSGDFTVVNDHLVDALRERDLWDEEMVDRIKYHDGSIQDVEAIPEDVRELYRSAFEIDPRHQLRLTAARGTWIDQSVSHNVFFPSTDGSLLDDVYRTAWELGLKTTYYLRTLGASQIEKSTLDMAEYGKTQHRDGGTGTGPATDAETTDAETTDAESDDLCRVEDPTCDACQ, from the coding sequence ATGAGTCATCCCGAACCGACGACGATCAGTGACGCCGTTCGAACCGTACTGAACCGCGCACGCACCGCCGACGCCGAGGTCGTCGACGACGAGACGGTCGACGAACTCGTCGCCGAGGCCGAGCGCAACCTCTACGAGGGCGCCGACGAGGCGGAACTCTTCGAGGGCATCCTCCAGGTCCTGACCGCGCGCATCGAGCGCGAACCGGCGTACAAGCACATTGCCGCCGACGTCTTCCGCCAGCGGTACTACCGGGAGGTCATCGGCGAGGATCTGACGGGCTTCGAACTCGACCGCGCCTACCGGGAGACGTTCGTCGAGAACGTCGAGCGCGGCGTCGAACGCGACATCCTCGACGACCGGCTGACCGAACTGTTCGACCTCGACGCCCTGGCCGCGTATCTCGTCCCCGAGCGGGACGAGCGCTTCGAGTACATGGCGCTGGACACGCTCTACCAGCGCTACTTCCTCAAGACGACCGACGGCGAGCGGCTCGAACTCCCGCAGGCGTTCTGGATGCGGGTCGCGATGGGGCTGGCCCTCGACGAGGACGACCCGCAGGCGCGCGCCGAGGAGTTCTACGACGTCCTCTCGACGCTCGAGTTCACCCCCTCCTCGCCGACCCTGTTCCACAGCGGGACGCGGCACCCACAGCTCTCCTCGTGTTACCTGACGACGATCCCCGACGATCTGGAGGGGATCTTCGAGGCCTACAAGTCCCACGCGAAGCTCTCGAAGTGGAGCGGCGGCCTCGGCAACGACTGGACGAACGTCCGCGCTGCGGGGTCGCTCATCTCCTCGACGGGCGTCGAGTCGACGGGGACGGTCCCCTTCCTCCGCATCTCCAACGACGTGACGGCCGCGATCAACCGCTCGGGGAAGCGACGCGGGGCGGCCTGTGCGTATCTGGAGTGCTGGCACCTCGATTTCCCCGAGTTCCTCGATCTGAAGCGCAACACCGGCGACGAGCGCCGGCGCACGCCCGACATGAACACGGCGGCGTGGATCCCCGACCTCTTCATGAAGCGCGTCCGCGAGGGCGGCGAGTGGACGCTCTTCTCGCCCGACGAGGTGCCGGACCTCCACGAGACCTACGGCGAGGAGTTCGAGGCGACCTACCGCGAGTACGAACGGCGGGCCGAGGCGGGCGACCTCCGCCAGTACGAGACGGTCGACGCCGAGGAACTCTGGCGGAAGACCCTCACCCGCCTGTTCGAGACCGGACACCCCTGGATCACGTTCAAGGATCCCTGTAACGTCCGGTCGCCGCAGGACCACGAGGGGGTCGTTCACTCCTCGAACCTCTGTACGGAGATCACGCTCAACACGAGCGAGGACGAACACGCGGTCTGTAACCTCGGCAGCGTGAACCTCGCGACCCACGTCGCCGACGGCGAACTCGACCGCGAACACCTGGCCGACACCATCGGGACGGCGATGCGGATGCTCGACAACGTCGTCGACCTCTGTTTCTACCCCACCGAGGAGGCCGAACGCTCGAACCTGCGTCACCGGCCGATCGGCCTCGGGACGATGGGCTTTCACGAGGCGCTCATGGAGGCGGGGATCCCGATGGCGAGCGACCGCGCCGTCGAGGCGGCCAACCGCTGGCAGGAGTTCGTCTCGTATCACGCGATCCTGCACTCCTCGAAACTCGCGAAGGAGCGTGGCGCCTACCCCTCCTACGAGGGGTCGAAGTGGGACCGGGGACTGCTCCCGCAGGACACCGTCGACCTGCTGGAAGCGGAACGCGGCGTCGAGGTCCCGACCGACCGGGCGGAGACCCTGGATTGGTTCGCCGTCCGGGAACACGTCGCGGACCACGGGATGCGCAACTCCAACACGATGGCAATCGCGCCGACGGCGACCATCTCCACCATCAACGGGACGACCCCATCCATCGAGCCGCTGTACTCGAACCTCTACGTCAAGTCGAACATGAGCGGCGACTTCACGGTCGTCAACGACCACCTCGTCGACGCCCTCCGCGAGCGCGACCTCTGGGACGAGGAGATGGTCGACCGCATCAAGTACCACGACGGCTCGATTCAGGACGTCGAGGCGATCCCCGAGGACGTCCGGGAACTGTACCGGAGCGCCTTCGAGATCGATCCGCGCCACCAACTGCGGCTGACCGCCGCGCGCGGGACGTGGATCGACCAGTCCGTCTCGCACAACGTGTTCTTCCCGAGTACGGACGGCTCGCTCCTTGACGACGTCTACCGGACGGCGTGGGAACTCGGGCTCAAGACCACCTACTACCTGCGCACCCTCGGCGCCTCACAGATCGAGAAGTCGACCCTCGACATGGCGGAGTACGGCAAGACTCAGCACCGGGACGGCGGCACCGGGACTGGGCCGGCGACCGACGCCGAGACGACCGACGCCGAGACGACCGACGCCGAGTCCGACGACCTCTGTCGGGTCGAGGATCCGACCTGCGACGCCTGCCAGTGA
- the nrdR gene encoding transcriptional regulator NrdR: MDCPDCGHGRTNVVDTGATDSMTVRRRRECQRCSFRFTTYERPEWETLQVKKRDGSIEPYDRDKLRAGIERAVEKRPVDDDTVTALVDRVEDALRERDTRIVSTTLVGDVVSEELRAVDKVAYIRFVSVYEAFSDPEEFLRELDAVLDGDDASDASGSAATTPNHESSRTDDDQ; the protein is encoded by the coding sequence ATGGACTGTCCCGACTGCGGCCACGGCCGAACCAACGTCGTCGACACGGGCGCGACCGATTCGATGACCGTGCGGCGGCGACGGGAGTGTCAGCGCTGTTCGTTCCGGTTCACGACGTACGAGCGCCCCGAGTGGGAGACGTTGCAGGTGAAAAAGCGGGACGGGAGCATCGAGCCCTACGACCGGGACAAACTGCGTGCGGGGATCGAGCGGGCGGTCGAGAAGCGCCCGGTCGACGACGACACCGTGACGGCCCTCGTCGACCGCGTCGAGGACGCGCTCCGCGAGCGCGACACGCGCATCGTCTCGACGACGCTCGTCGGGGACGTCGTCTCCGAGGAACTGCGCGCGGTCGACAAGGTGGCCTACATCCGCTTCGTCTCGGTCTACGAGGCCTTCTCCGATCCCGAGGAGTTCCTCCGCGAACTCGACGCCGTCCTCGACGGCGACGACGCCTCCGACGCCAGCGGGTCCGCCGCGACCACACCGAATCATGAGTCATCCCGAACCGACGACGATCAGTGA
- a CDS encoding type 1 glutamine amidotransferase domain-containing protein — translation MKGLVIATDGFEDSEFNYPYRRLQEEAWDVDVATPDGDAIDGKHGYTFEADWAIDEHDADWWADEYDLLVIPGGGSPESLRTEAPEAADVVAAFDERNKPIAAICHGAQLLISADVLEGREATGYWPLEVDIENAGATYVDESVVVDGNLVTSRVPDDLPDFMSETLSAVESAAVPA, via the coding sequence ATGAAGGGGCTCGTCATCGCCACGGACGGCTTCGAGGACAGCGAGTTCAACTATCCGTACCGCCGCCTCCAGGAGGAGGCGTGGGACGTCGACGTCGCGACGCCAGACGGCGACGCCATCGACGGCAAACACGGGTACACCTTCGAAGCGGACTGGGCCATCGACGAGCACGACGCCGACTGGTGGGCCGACGAGTACGACCTCCTCGTGATTCCCGGCGGCGGTTCGCCGGAGAGCCTGCGAACCGAGGCGCCGGAGGCGGCCGACGTCGTGGCGGCGTTCGACGAGCGGAACAAGCCCATCGCCGCCATCTGTCACGGCGCTCAGTTGCTCATCAGCGCCGACGTCCTCGAGGGCCGCGAGGCGACGGGGTACTGGCCGCTCGAAGTCGACATCGAGAACGCGGGGGCGACGTACGTCGACGAGTCCGTCGTCGTCGACGGCAACCTCGTCACCTCGCGCGTCCCCGACGACCTGCCGGACTTCATGAGCGAGACGCTCTCGGCCGTCGAGTCGGCCGCCGTCCCGGCCTGA
- the hisS gene encoding histidine--tRNA ligase, with product MYDRLKGFRDFYPEEMAARRAVADVLEGTARRYGFREIGTPALEAVDLYTDKSGDEIVEELYAFEDRGGRHVALTPELTPTVARMVVAKGQELQKPIKWMSTRPFWRYEQVQQGRFREFYQTNVDVFGSAEPTADAEILAYAADALTALGLEAADFEFRVSHRDILGGLLRAFDADVDVREAIRAVDKSAKIDPAEYYDLLHEAGLSYGQAEQFDELLASEDLDELTDFAGTDDVADAVGNLREVLDAAADFGVREYCSVSLETARGLDYYTGTVFECFDTQGEVSRAVFGGGRYDDLIESYGGQPTPAVGVAPGHATLSLLLQRAGEWPEEALSTDYYVLSVGDTRGTAARVARDLRDRGHVVETDLAGRSFGAQMSYADGVNAETVVIVGERDLENGEVTIKEMESGDQTTAPVDDFPGDRDRPTYDDFE from the coding sequence ATGTACGACCGACTCAAGGGGTTCCGCGACTTCTACCCCGAGGAGATGGCCGCCAGGCGGGCGGTGGCCGACGTGCTGGAGGGGACGGCCCGGCGGTACGGGTTCCGCGAGATCGGAACGCCGGCGCTGGAGGCCGTCGACCTCTACACCGACAAGAGCGGCGACGAGATCGTCGAGGAACTGTACGCCTTCGAGGACAGGGGCGGCCGCCACGTCGCCCTGACGCCGGAACTGACGCCGACGGTGGCGCGGATGGTCGTCGCGAAGGGGCAGGAACTCCAGAAGCCGATCAAGTGGATGTCGACCCGGCCGTTCTGGCGGTACGAGCAGGTCCAGCAGGGCCGCTTCCGCGAGTTCTACCAGACCAACGTCGACGTCTTCGGGTCGGCGGAGCCGACCGCCGACGCCGAGATCCTGGCGTACGCGGCCGACGCCCTCACGGCGCTCGGACTCGAGGCCGCGGACTTCGAGTTCCGGGTCTCCCATCGCGACATCCTCGGCGGCCTCCTCCGGGCGTTCGACGCCGACGTGGACGTCCGCGAGGCGATCCGCGCGGTCGACAAGTCGGCGAAGATCGACCCCGCGGAGTACTACGACCTGCTGCACGAGGCGGGGCTCTCCTACGGGCAGGCCGAGCAGTTCGACGAGTTGCTGGCGAGCGAGGACCTCGACGAACTCACGGACTTCGCGGGCACGGACGACGTGGCCGACGCGGTGGGGAACTTACGGGAGGTGCTGGACGCCGCCGCCGACTTCGGCGTCCGCGAGTACTGTTCCGTCTCGCTGGAGACGGCCCGCGGCCTCGATTACTACACCGGGACCGTCTTCGAGTGCTTCGACACGCAGGGCGAGGTGTCCCGGGCCGTCTTCGGCGGCGGCCGGTACGACGACCTGATCGAGAGCTACGGCGGCCAGCCCACGCCCGCGGTGGGCGTCGCGCCCGGCCACGCCACCCTCTCCTTGCTCCTCCAGCGCGCGGGCGAGTGGCCCGAGGAGGCGCTCTCGACGGACTACTACGTCCTCTCGGTTGGCGACACGCGGGGGACGGCCGCGCGGGTGGCCCGCGACCTCAGGGATCGGGGCCACGTCGTCGAGACGGACCTCGCGGGTCGGAGCTTCGGCGCGCAGATGTCCTACGCCGACGGCGTCAACGCCGAGACGGTCGTCATCGTCGGCGAGCGTGACCTGGAGAACGGCGAGGTGACGATCAAGGAGATGGAGAGCGGCGACCAGACGACCGCACCCGTCGACGACTTCCCCGGCGACCGCGACCGGCCGACCTACGACGACTTCGAGTAA
- a CDS encoding AEC family transporter: MSLVSAFTSAILPIVSVMGLGYVLAAALDVDVDPLNDVALYLFLPALIFYSIVTTTLSGGTVVRIFVGVGLFVAAMMALAELADRLLGVPEPYRSADVLAGALPNAGFYGIPLAEFAFGDIGRTTAVLYITAQSFLMYTLGVYVASRGGGEAGIGAIKEIFRLPLVYAIAAAGVVRFLGIAPPADGTFMSTTQLVGDASIPLMLVIVGVQLYGLEYGNVRRVIRPSIIKLVVAPVAGLGVALALGEFGDVAVARVFVLLCATPVALIPLALTLSYSDVAEREGLSASEYLTMTIFVTTIASVPVLTLLITLLRDGVLL; encoded by the coding sequence ATGTCCCTCGTCTCCGCGTTCACGTCGGCCATCCTCCCCATCGTGTCGGTCATGGGTCTCGGCTACGTGCTCGCCGCCGCGCTCGACGTCGACGTCGACCCCCTGAACGACGTGGCGCTCTATCTCTTCCTCCCCGCGCTCATCTTCTACAGCATCGTCACGACGACGCTCTCGGGCGGCACCGTCGTCCGCATCTTCGTCGGCGTCGGCCTCTTCGTCGCCGCCATGATGGCGCTCGCGGAACTCGCCGACCGGCTGCTGGGCGTCCCCGAACCCTACCGGAGCGCGGACGTGCTGGCGGGAGCGCTCCCCAACGCCGGCTTCTACGGCATCCCGCTCGCCGAGTTCGCCTTCGGCGACATCGGCCGGACGACCGCCGTCCTCTACATCACCGCGCAGTCGTTCCTGATGTACACCCTCGGCGTCTACGTCGCCTCCCGCGGCGGCGGCGAGGCGGGCATCGGCGCGATCAAGGAGATCTTCCGCCTCCCGCTCGTCTACGCCATCGCCGCCGCGGGCGTCGTCCGGTTCCTGGGGATCGCACCCCCCGCCGACGGCACGTTCATGTCCACCACCCAGCTCGTCGGCGACGCCTCCATCCCGCTGATGCTCGTCATCGTCGGCGTCCAGCTCTACGGCCTCGAGTACGGCAACGTCCGCCGGGTGATCCGACCGTCGATCATCAAACTCGTCGTCGCCCCGGTGGCCGGCCTCGGCGTCGCCCTCGCGCTCGGGGAGTTCGGCGACGTCGCCGTCGCCCGGGTGTTCGTCCTGCTGTGTGCGACGCCCGTCGCGCTCATCCCCCTCGCGCTCACCCTCTCGTACAGCGACGTGGCGGAGCGCGAGGGGCTCTCGGCCTCCGAGTACCTCACCATGACCATCTTCGTGACGACCATCGCCAGCGTCCCGGTCCTGACGCTCTTGATCACGCTGCTCCGGGACGGCGTCCTGCTCTGA